The proteins below are encoded in one region of Bifidobacterium dentium JCM 1195 = DSM 20436:
- a CDS encoding internalin: MKRGVRACTLAMTVVLSLSLTACSTHGSEASRTPSPTSTPTTLDDTKTDASVATSFSKVVPDKTLASCLASILDASGKAFPSTKAAQLTSLAFTQYATQYQPCGKSDLKHVTTLEGLQRFTGVTDLDLSEFSALKSITPVESMASLTQINLQDTAISDISSLAKLTSLNNVSLPDHACDLQALADLPLTAVNLQCPTADITPLDGKKAQIYVPEAFDRNAAVASAQTGNIIGISQEDGSFEILQLGDDGTVTSQKI; the protein is encoded by the coding sequence ATGAAACGAGGCGTTCGCGCCTGCACATTGGCAATGACCGTGGTTCTGTCGCTCTCCCTAACGGCATGCTCCACCCATGGCAGTGAGGCATCGCGAACGCCCTCCCCCACCTCCACTCCGACGACGTTGGATGACACCAAAACCGATGCGTCGGTCGCCACGAGTTTCTCCAAAGTCGTACCAGACAAGACGTTGGCCTCCTGCCTTGCGTCCATTCTCGACGCATCCGGCAAGGCCTTCCCCTCAACCAAGGCCGCACAACTCACATCCTTGGCCTTCACGCAGTACGCAACCCAATACCAGCCTTGCGGCAAAAGCGATCTCAAGCACGTCACCACGCTGGAGGGGCTGCAACGTTTCACCGGTGTCACCGACTTGGATCTCAGCGAATTCAGCGCGTTGAAGAGCATCACGCCGGTCGAATCAATGGCCTCGCTGACGCAGATCAATCTGCAGGACACCGCCATCTCCGACATTTCATCGCTTGCCAAGCTCACATCCCTGAACAACGTTTCCCTGCCGGACCACGCCTGCGATCTGCAAGCCCTCGCCGACCTGCCGCTGACCGCAGTGAACCTGCAGTGCCCGACCGCCGACATCACGCCGTTGGACGGCAAGAAGGCACAGATCTATGTTCCCGAAGCATTCGACCGCAATGCGGCGGTGGCATCGGCGCAGACCGGCAACATCATCGGCATCAGTCAGGAAGACGGATCATTCGAAATCCTCCAGCTGGGCGATGACGGTACGGTGACGTCCCAGAAAATCTGA
- a CDS encoding CHAP domain-containing protein gives MAGFIAVTVLQGISYPAIALADAPTATQSYSTSQPAGETQSSSSTENDATSDASHDAASSQTPMSSPKTAQSGATAQSGTEAQSDAEAQSDAEAQSEEASGKSVDPGTTADPNKTTEPAQPSEPAKPENGWDQNKQHYYENGVMAVSKDVFIPNDPNNRKEGIWVRFDQSGNLVKGENYHNGGWYYFDTTTGAMVKGVKHISSNGGKWVYYDVVTGRMAHGEAYLHYDKEHTGWYYFDQYTGKMAHDFVYIRQTNKWVYYDKITGKMQYGERYINGGWYYMKPVTGALAKGRTWMASGNKWVYYDKITGRMVHGGAIIDGHHYFFDPYTGAQYSKQQIANRLASYARTYSSQHPDCPGALAANGGLICPFGPCMSFVWYVFHAAGLDVFLCDGAKTGWPHHNFDWYNSRGRVSSTPQVGDVAFWKFSDSWASNYSASHAGIVIEVNGGNVVIVDAAYGNIGVRSAYSGARYAHPYYDE, from the coding sequence ATGGCCGGATTCATCGCCGTCACAGTACTTCAGGGAATCAGCTATCCCGCAATCGCACTGGCCGATGCCCCGACCGCAACGCAATCATACTCAACATCACAACCGGCCGGAGAGACCCAGTCCTCAAGTAGCACCGAGAACGATGCCACTTCGGACGCATCACATGACGCGGCCTCTTCCCAAACCCCCATGTCAAGCCCGAAGACGGCCCAGTCCGGCGCCACCGCACAGTCCGGAACCGAAGCGCAGTCGGATGCCGAAGCGCAGTCGGATGCCGAAGCGCAGTCCGAGGAGGCTTCCGGCAAATCGGTCGATCCCGGTACGACGGCCGACCCGAACAAGACGACCGAGCCCGCTCAGCCATCCGAGCCGGCCAAACCGGAAAACGGCTGGGATCAGAACAAGCAGCACTACTACGAGAACGGCGTCATGGCCGTCAGCAAGGATGTGTTCATCCCCAACGACCCGAACAACCGCAAGGAAGGCATATGGGTTCGTTTTGATCAGAGCGGCAACCTGGTCAAGGGCGAGAACTACCACAACGGCGGCTGGTACTACTTCGATACGACCACCGGCGCCATGGTCAAGGGCGTCAAACACATCTCCTCCAATGGCGGCAAGTGGGTGTATTACGACGTGGTGACCGGCAGGATGGCCCACGGCGAAGCCTATCTGCACTACGACAAGGAACATACCGGCTGGTACTACTTCGATCAGTACACCGGCAAGATGGCCCATGATTTCGTATACATCCGACAGACCAACAAGTGGGTGTACTACGACAAGATCACCGGCAAAATGCAGTACGGCGAGCGCTACATCAACGGCGGCTGGTACTACATGAAGCCGGTCACCGGCGCTCTGGCCAAGGGCAGAACCTGGATGGCGAGCGGCAACAAGTGGGTGTATTACGACAAGATCACCGGCCGCATGGTTCACGGCGGTGCCATCATCGACGGTCACCACTACTTCTTCGACCCGTACACCGGCGCGCAGTACAGCAAGCAGCAGATCGCCAATCGCCTGGCATCATACGCACGCACCTATTCCAGCCAGCACCCCGATTGCCCGGGCGCATTGGCGGCGAACGGCGGCCTCATCTGCCCGTTCGGCCCGTGCATGTCGTTTGTCTGGTACGTCTTCCATGCCGCAGGCCTGGACGTATTCCTTTGCGATGGAGCCAAGACCGGTTGGCCTCACCACAACTTCGACTGGTACAACTCCCGCGGCCGCGTCAGCAGCACCCCGCAGGTGGGCGATGTCGCCTTCTGGAAGTTCAGCGACTCCTGGGCCAGCAATTACAGCGCCAGCCATGCCGGCATCGTAATCGAGGTGAACGGCGGCAATGTGGTGATCGTCGACGCAGCCTACGGCAACATCGGCGTACGTTCGGCTTACAGCGGCGCACGCTACGCCCATCCGTATTACGACGAGTGA
- a CDS encoding glycosyltransferase family 2 protein, which yields MTNEENAYDTCARLREAPAMVFVIPCYNEEAALHVTAGVLKSKLQDLKDAGQIASDSSVVFVDDGSADKTWDVITSLHNECPDMFHGVKLAHNRGHQNALFAGLMHALHLNVDAAVSMDADLQDDPNAVDGMVAAYREGAEIVYGVRDNRDTDTVFKRGTAHAFYSMMKWLGTETVPDHADYRLMSRAALQALSQYRESNLFLRGLVPSLGFKTAKVFYKRGTRVAGESKYPLKKMVSFAIEGVTSFSTKPLTMITGLGVFSVFVGVIMLVYTLISVFSGHAVAGWGSMMCSLWILGGFILLSLGVTGEYIAKIYLEVKARPRYIIEESL from the coding sequence ATGACGAACGAAGAGAATGCTTACGATACGTGTGCCCGGTTGCGTGAAGCGCCGGCAATGGTGTTTGTGATTCCCTGCTACAACGAGGAGGCCGCACTGCACGTCACCGCAGGGGTTCTGAAGAGCAAACTTCAGGATTTGAAGGATGCCGGTCAGATCGCTTCCGATAGTTCGGTCGTTTTCGTGGATGACGGCTCCGCTGACAAGACATGGGATGTGATCACGTCCCTGCATAACGAGTGCCCTGACATGTTCCACGGGGTGAAGCTCGCCCATAATCGAGGGCATCAGAATGCGCTGTTCGCGGGGCTGATGCATGCGCTGCACTTGAACGTCGATGCCGCGGTCTCCATGGATGCCGACTTGCAGGATGATCCGAATGCCGTCGACGGCATGGTCGCCGCTTACCGTGAAGGCGCCGAAATCGTGTACGGCGTACGCGATAACCGCGATACCGACACCGTATTCAAGCGGGGAACCGCTCACGCCTTCTATTCGATGATGAAGTGGCTGGGCACCGAAACCGTTCCCGACCATGCCGACTATCGATTGATGAGCCGTGCGGCCCTGCAGGCCCTGTCGCAGTACAGGGAATCGAATCTGTTCCTGCGCGGTCTGGTGCCATCCCTCGGATTCAAGACCGCAAAGGTGTTCTACAAGCGCGGCACCCGCGTGGCCGGCGAATCGAAGTATCCGCTGAAAAAAATGGTCTCCTTCGCCATCGAAGGCGTTACGTCGTTCTCCACCAAACCATTGACCATGATTACCGGGCTTGGCGTATTCTCCGTGTTCGTGGGCGTCATCATGCTGGTGTACACGCTGATTTCGGTGTTTTCCGGGCATGCCGTGGCAGGTTGGGGTTCCATGATGTGCTCGCTGTGGATTCTGGGCGGTTTCATTCTGCTGTCGCTGGGCGTGACGGGCGAGTACATCGCCAAGATTTATCTGGAAGTGAAGGCGCGCCCGCGCTATATCATTGAAGAATCGCTATAA
- a CDS encoding GDSL-type esterase/lipase family protein produces MHGKQAMALGAVLFSMSIGVLGLCASVAQADAETTQVPAVSAESKNGWDQGRQHYYENGEMVRSREIYDRQDGNWYWIDGDGTVARNKDVYLHSNGGKWVRYDANGHMIKGEDYRYGGWYYFDRHTGAMAKGMTFVPSNGGKWVYYDWITGKMAYGERLVNYDAAHTGWYHFDEHTGAMTHGFYYNASQHKWVCYDPVSGQMLHGQHAVNGHWYDFDDTTGAVKYGFVYHAKQQKWVFYDRRMGWMLYGEQPIDGAWYLLDANTGAVRYGWQWVGGKHVCYDWPSGKMLYGWHSVNGANYYFNTVTGALDTRRSAAIPQDTVQASAGGFGARIRQGKYHSVRILGDSIAAGVGSDETYPYTSRELFRLEGTTYYEPSSQSRMAVNDLRHYLESRGVSVTNASAPGKGSYSAYNSIGDDTLGHEDAAIVMLGANDRLRLSNVNDFTAAAESYLNRVAARYGSQNVYVIANIDTLSDPRSLTMNQENAALQQICRRHGWQYASLYSAFQTVGRTTGMPQQALYTDGIHPNRMGQEVMWRAMRQLLGL; encoded by the coding sequence ATGCATGGCAAACAGGCAATGGCGCTTGGAGCCGTTCTTTTTTCGATGTCGATAGGTGTGCTTGGTCTGTGTGCGAGTGTCGCGCAGGCCGATGCCGAAACGACTCAGGTTCCGGCCGTATCCGCCGAATCGAAGAACGGTTGGGATCAGGGTAGGCAGCATTACTACGAGAACGGTGAAATGGTCCGCTCCCGGGAAATCTATGACCGGCAGGACGGCAACTGGTACTGGATCGATGGCGATGGCACCGTGGCCCGTAACAAAGACGTCTACCTGCATTCGAACGGTGGCAAGTGGGTGCGCTACGATGCCAACGGCCACATGATCAAAGGCGAGGACTATCGCTATGGCGGATGGTATTACTTCGACCGCCATACCGGCGCCATGGCCAAGGGCATGACCTTCGTGCCTTCAAACGGCGGCAAATGGGTCTATTACGACTGGATTACCGGCAAGATGGCATACGGCGAACGACTGGTGAACTATGATGCCGCACATACCGGCTGGTACCATTTCGACGAACATACCGGTGCCATGACCCATGGCTTCTACTACAACGCGTCCCAGCACAAGTGGGTCTGCTATGATCCGGTTTCCGGTCAGATGCTCCATGGACAGCATGCGGTGAATGGTCATTGGTATGACTTCGATGATACGACCGGTGCGGTCAAATACGGCTTTGTCTACCATGCCAAGCAGCAGAAATGGGTGTTCTACGACCGCCGCATGGGCTGGATGCTGTATGGCGAACAACCGATTGACGGAGCCTGGTATCTGTTGGACGCCAATACCGGAGCCGTCCGGTATGGCTGGCAGTGGGTTGGTGGCAAGCATGTGTGCTACGACTGGCCCAGCGGGAAGATGCTGTATGGCTGGCACAGCGTGAATGGTGCGAACTACTATTTCAATACCGTCACCGGTGCGCTTGATACCCGCCGTTCGGCAGCAATACCGCAAGATACCGTACAGGCTTCCGCAGGCGGTTTTGGCGCACGTATCCGGCAGGGAAAGTACCATTCGGTGCGCATCTTGGGCGATAGCATCGCAGCAGGTGTCGGCTCCGATGAGACGTACCCGTATACTTCCCGTGAGCTGTTCCGTCTGGAAGGGACTACGTATTATGAGCCGTCGTCGCAATCTCGCATGGCGGTCAACGATCTGAGGCACTATCTGGAATCTCGAGGCGTGTCGGTGACCAACGCCAGCGCTCCGGGCAAGGGCTCGTATTCGGCGTACAACTCCATCGGTGACGATACGCTCGGCCATGAGGATGCGGCCATCGTGATGCTCGGCGCAAACGACCGGCTGAGACTGTCGAACGTCAACGATTTCACGGCCGCGGCGGAATCGTATCTGAACAGGGTCGCAGCTCGTTACGGCTCGCAGAACGTGTATGTGATCGCGAATATCGATACGTTGTCGGATCCTCGGAGCCTGACCATGAATCAGGAGAATGCGGCACTGCAGCAGATCTGCAGACGGCATGGATGGCAGTATGCCTCGCTGTATTCGGCGTTCCAGACGGTCGGCCGCACCACCGGCATGCCGCAGCAGGCGCTGTATACCGACGGCATTCATCCGAATCGCATGGGTCAGGAAGTGATGTGGCGGGCCATGCGCCAGCTGCTCGGTCTATAG
- a CDS encoding acyltransferase family protein, translating into MQRIRFFDIAKGIAILAVILGHSAIEANVFIPHHTAQLVVAVCFSFHMPLFFILSGYFMHPERSFRWAKEARQLLCTYAVTGVAVLVGVTCMATVNHEGRAYMLRRWGEAVLYGSGDISDRTLWPVELRIGAIWFLLALFWAHLLLHAFAKLPYTPVWVVSSFAIGYISARYVWLPWSLQSGMCAVAFVYVGYLAKRYDLMGHVKRFPWLWGVAGVIWVVAIVRFGGMSMAINNYGTRPVQAVIGSLAGTLCVVGISKLLDHVPALGRALSWTGQSSLAILCVHLVEDDVLPWQMYLGVLHNLLPHIPLTVTSFVVRLPIDLAFAALLYYVPVVNEWFYPQLAKRRQAAA; encoded by the coding sequence ATGCAACGAATCCGTTTCTTCGACATAGCCAAAGGCATTGCCATTCTTGCCGTGATTCTGGGGCACAGCGCCATTGAGGCGAACGTATTCATCCCTCATCACACCGCGCAGCTGGTGGTGGCGGTCTGCTTCTCCTTCCACATGCCGTTGTTCTTCATACTGTCCGGCTATTTCATGCATCCGGAACGTAGCTTCCGCTGGGCGAAGGAAGCCAGGCAGTTGCTGTGCACATACGCGGTGACGGGCGTGGCGGTGTTGGTCGGTGTGACGTGCATGGCCACCGTCAACCATGAAGGCCGGGCTTACATGCTACGCCGCTGGGGCGAGGCGGTACTGTATGGTAGCGGTGACATCTCCGACCGTACATTATGGCCTGTGGAGCTGCGCATCGGTGCGATCTGGTTCCTGTTGGCTTTGTTCTGGGCGCATCTGTTGCTGCATGCCTTCGCCAAATTGCCGTATACGCCGGTCTGGGTGGTGTCCAGCTTTGCGATCGGTTATATTTCCGCCCGATACGTGTGGTTGCCTTGGAGCTTGCAGTCGGGTATGTGCGCGGTCGCGTTCGTATATGTCGGCTACTTGGCGAAACGGTATGACCTGATGGGCCATGTAAAGCGCTTCCCGTGGCTGTGGGGCGTTGCCGGCGTGATCTGGGTCGTCGCCATCGTCCGATTCGGAGGCATGAGCATGGCCATCAACAACTACGGCACCCGCCCGGTGCAGGCGGTGATCGGCAGCCTCGCGGGAACGTTGTGCGTGGTCGGCATTTCGAAGCTGCTCGACCATGTGCCCGCTTTGGGAAGGGCGCTGAGCTGGACTGGGCAGTCGAGCCTCGCCATTTTATGTGTGCATCTTGTTGAGGATGATGTGTTGCCGTGGCAGATGTATTTGGGGGTGTTGCACAACCTGTTGCCACATATCCCGCTGACTGTGACGAGTTTTGTGGTGCGTTTGCCGATTGATCTGGCGTTTGCGGCACTGCTGTATTATGTACCAGTGGTCAACGAGTGGTTCTACCCGCAGTTGGCGAAACGCAGGCAAGCCGCCGCGTGA
- a CDS encoding glycosyl hydrolase 53 family protein — protein sequence MPTGAFAQDAQSNDDDIHTSAQLRAEAAEQNADQERQLLEESTQNESDIVPLAEDSSYPAPWNEGTDTGVKDQPAQVAGVSSMQDDTVRGVNLTSYQAMKAARTAKNGYAFKDFDGNNLDDNGMMQLLKASGINYVLLKVAVNPTDGNGNTYGGGNPTLDNAIATAKAAQANGLNVNIQFLYSDFYTSKTVQKLPKGWPTNLAKLTSQVSDYTADSLSKLKAAGVTPNMVTIGSEISSPYYADSENKKDLQGSFLGQDDWKGMSQLISAASKAIRANNAGTRIAVGCSSVDQTLTTTYVDMLKYYKVDYDVIGTKVYAAYDDLNSLAQSRRMISEEYGKSMAVLDVLYPFTEYDSDGQGNTSGASDLKQSGKTLSPQGQADYIRSLYKAMVSAKNNAGGAGVFYGDATWIAVKGGLWNADDNWNSANKYGTGWASKYAADYVDYADNGGASQQDDAALFDDLGQPLQSLKVFGQLTAANPEDADMVPTAEDPYKTGADTGAAQQTASVEQVPTVTEDTIRGADVSSYEALYKAGVRFKNFDGQEESLFKILHDNGVNWVRLRLFNDPYDENGNSYGSGTDDLDTVTRMAKEATQYGMKVLLDLHYNDFYASSWRTPKAWKGHNLSQLKTDVYDFTKNVMQTMVNNGVDLGMVQLGNESNSGLCGVTVSYWDNAKDQEWKNFVDLMNEGSKAIRQYAPKGTKVAVHFMYTDSGSADFALNYFKKYKLDYDVYGSTYYPFWSSGSDGTDANQDPMGALIKLEQVVTEKYKKEFAVVEFSYPFTENDSDGGSNNLSGPNTDKNNKYPYQVSVQGQADVIHDTLETVTSADGGTGLGLGAFYWEPAWIAVVPGTNHWAVNKAYANDAATGWASSYAKNNDPSSTEYDAWSASGWDNQAVFDDHGNPLQSLKAFKEVISTKTTPETKNGWVMDGRVRHWYDNGRMARSHAFYDPDSNAWYWADADGTIACDKDVFIPKDESNRAKGGKWVRFDANSHMVKGEQYSTKANHVGWYYFDPVTGEMAKGMKYVSSNGGKWVYYDWITGIMAHGEQFVNYDKAHTGWYLFDKTTGAMYHGDTYIRSNGGKWVRYDPVTGIMVHGLDRRNGAWYYFDQYTGKMAHGRSWVPEWHAWHHFDKVTGRG from the coding sequence ATGCCCACCGGAGCATTCGCTCAGGATGCGCAATCGAACGATGATGACATCCATACCAGCGCTCAGCTGCGTGCTGAGGCAGCCGAACAGAATGCCGATCAGGAACGGCAGCTGCTGGAGGAATCCACGCAGAACGAATCCGACATCGTCCCTCTTGCGGAGGACTCTTCGTATCCGGCTCCATGGAATGAAGGAACGGACACGGGAGTCAAGGATCAGCCCGCACAGGTGGCGGGCGTCTCCTCCATGCAGGACGATACCGTGCGCGGTGTGAACCTCACCTCGTATCAGGCCATGAAAGCCGCGCGAACCGCCAAGAACGGCTATGCCTTCAAGGATTTCGACGGCAATAATTTGGATGACAACGGCATGATGCAGCTGTTGAAGGCCTCGGGAATCAACTATGTGCTGCTGAAGGTCGCGGTGAATCCTACGGACGGCAACGGCAACACGTACGGTGGCGGCAATCCGACGCTCGATAACGCCATTGCCACGGCCAAAGCGGCTCAGGCCAATGGCCTGAACGTCAACATCCAATTCCTGTATTCCGATTTCTACACGTCGAAGACCGTGCAGAAGTTGCCGAAGGGCTGGCCTACGAATCTGGCCAAGCTGACCAGTCAGGTGAGCGATTACACCGCCGATTCCCTTTCCAAGCTCAAGGCTGCCGGCGTAACGCCGAACATGGTGACCATCGGCAGTGAGATCAGCTCACCGTACTATGCGGACAGCGAGAACAAGAAGGATCTGCAGGGCAGCTTTCTGGGGCAGGACGATTGGAAGGGCATGTCACAGCTGATCAGTGCCGCCAGCAAGGCGATCCGCGCCAACAATGCCGGCACCAGGATCGCGGTCGGCTGCTCGTCGGTGGACCAGACGCTGACCACCACGTACGTCGACATGCTCAAGTACTACAAGGTCGATTACGACGTGATCGGCACCAAAGTGTATGCAGCCTATGACGATCTGAACAGCTTGGCACAATCCCGCCGGATGATTTCCGAAGAGTACGGCAAATCCATGGCGGTGCTTGACGTACTGTATCCGTTCACCGAATACGACAGCGATGGGCAGGGTAACACCAGCGGAGCCAGTGACCTTAAACAGAGCGGCAAGACGCTTAGCCCGCAAGGCCAGGCGGACTATATCCGCAGCCTGTACAAGGCTATGGTGTCTGCGAAGAACAATGCCGGCGGCGCCGGCGTGTTCTATGGCGATGCCACTTGGATCGCAGTGAAGGGCGGCCTGTGGAACGCCGATGACAACTGGAACTCCGCCAATAAATACGGCACTGGTTGGGCCAGCAAGTATGCGGCGGACTATGTCGACTATGCCGACAACGGTGGAGCCAGCCAGCAAGATGATGCGGCCCTGTTTGATGATCTAGGCCAGCCATTGCAGTCGCTGAAGGTGTTCGGCCAGCTGACGGCGGCGAACCCGGAAGATGCCGACATGGTGCCGACCGCCGAAGATCCGTACAAGACGGGCGCCGACACCGGCGCGGCACAACAAACCGCTTCGGTGGAGCAGGTGCCTACGGTGACCGAAGACACCATACGCGGTGCCGATGTGTCCAGTTATGAGGCGCTGTATAAGGCCGGAGTGCGGTTCAAGAACTTCGACGGCCAAGAGGAATCGCTGTTCAAGATCCTGCATGACAACGGCGTGAACTGGGTGCGTCTGCGCTTGTTCAACGATCCATATGATGAGAACGGCAACAGCTACGGCAGCGGCACCGACGATCTCGACACCGTGACCCGCATGGCCAAGGAAGCCACGCAGTATGGCATGAAAGTGCTGCTCGACCTGCATTACAACGATTTCTATGCCTCTTCGTGGCGTACGCCGAAAGCATGGAAGGGACACAATCTCAGCCAGCTGAAGACCGACGTGTATGACTTCACCAAGAACGTGATGCAGACGATGGTGAACAACGGCGTGGATCTTGGCATGGTGCAGCTTGGCAATGAGTCGAACAGCGGTCTGTGCGGCGTGACGGTGAGCTACTGGGACAACGCCAAGGACCAGGAGTGGAAGAACTTCGTGGACCTGATGAACGAAGGTTCCAAGGCCATTCGCCAGTATGCCCCGAAAGGCACCAAGGTGGCCGTGCACTTCATGTACACGGATTCGGGTTCCGCCGACTTTGCGTTGAACTACTTCAAGAAATACAAGCTGGACTACGACGTGTACGGCAGCACGTACTATCCGTTCTGGAGCTCCGGATCGGACGGTACCGATGCCAACCAGGATCCGATGGGTGCGCTCATCAAGCTGGAGCAGGTCGTCACCGAAAAGTACAAGAAGGAATTCGCGGTCGTCGAATTCAGCTATCCGTTCACCGAGAACGATAGTGACGGCGGCTCGAACAATCTTTCCGGCCCGAACACCGACAAGAACAACAAATATCCGTATCAGGTAAGCGTGCAGGGGCAGGCCGACGTGATCCACGATACGTTGGAGACGGTCACTTCCGCCGACGGCGGCACGGGTCTTGGCCTCGGCGCCTTCTACTGGGAGCCGGCATGGATTGCCGTGGTGCCGGGAACCAACCATTGGGCCGTCAACAAGGCCTATGCCAACGATGCGGCCACTGGCTGGGCAAGTTCCTATGCCAAGAACAATGATCCGAGCAGCACCGAATACGATGCGTGGAGCGCTTCGGGCTGGGACAATCAGGCCGTGTTCGACGATCATGGCAATCCGCTGCAGTCGCTGAAGGCGTTCAAGGAGGTCATCAGTACGAAGACGACTCCCGAAACGAAGAACGGCTGGGTGATGGATGGCCGCGTACGTCACTGGTACGACAACGGGCGTATGGCACGCAGTCATGCCTTCTATGATCCGGACAGCAACGCTTGGTACTGGGCCGATGCCGACGGCACCATCGCCTGCGACAAGGACGTGTTCATCCCGAAGGATGAATCCAACCGTGCCAAGGGCGGCAAGTGGGTGCGTTTCGATGCGAACTCGCATATGGTCAAGGGCGAGCAGTACTCCACCAAGGCCAATCATGTCGGCTGGTACTACTTCGATCCGGTCACCGGCGAGATGGCCAAGGGCATGAAATATGTGTCGTCCAACGGCGGCAAGTGGGTGTATTACGACTGGATCACCGGCATCATGGCCCACGGCGAGCAGTTCGTGAACTATGACAAGGCGCATACAGGCTGGTATCTGTTCGATAAGACCACCGGCGCGATGTACCACGGCGACACCTACATCCGCTCGAACGGCGGCAAGTGGGTGCGTTACGACCCGGTGACCGGCATCATGGTGCACGGACTCGACCGCCGTAACGGTGCCTGGTATTACTTCGACCAGTACACCGGCAAGATGGCCCATGGTCGCAGTTGGGTCCCCGAATGGCATGCCTGGCATCATTTCGACAAGGTGACCGGCCGAGGGTGA